In the genome of Dromiciops gliroides isolate mDroGli1 chromosome 1, mDroGli1.pri, whole genome shotgun sequence, the window CCAAATGTCTGGGTTTGGGGACTTGGGCCCCAGAGCTGACTCCAACCATTCTCCCACAGAGAGGGCTGGGTTTGGGAATCCGTGCTTTGGGTTTATTaagttcattttctctctctctctctccctctctctttctcaggtGGTAATTGTCAAACCTGCCAACATGTCCCACGAGAAGAGTTTCTTGGTGACCGGAGATGCTAATACCTCTGCCAACCCTGGATACCCTGGGGTGGCTCAGCCTCCAATGCCCCCCTATGGTCAACCATCCTACCCTGTGGCCCCACAGCCCCCCTTTCAGGCTGGTTATGGCCAACCAGGGTACCCCCAGGGGCCCTACCCCCAGGGGCCATATCCTCAGGGGCCATATCCTCAGGGGCCATATCCTCAGGGCCCTTACCCAGTAGGGGGTTACCCCCAGGACCCCTACCCACACAGACCTTTTCCCACTAATCCTTATGGACAACCACAGAGCTTTCAGGACCCCAACTGTGAGTAATGGAAAGTGGAGAGACTGGGGCGTGGGCATAGAAAAAGGGGCCTTACATTTGACcttcccatcttttcttccttctccctccaacAGCACCAATACGTGGAAACTACCATGGGGAAGGGCCCCCATCCTATTATGACAACCAGGACTTCCCGACCACAGACTGGGATGACAAGAGCATCCGTAGGGCATTTATTCGAAAGGTGAGGAAGAGGATATTGAAATTCTtgtatttggggggaaatgggaaggagaaaagagggggcTGGGAAAGGACATACATTGGGTATGGGGTGTCAGGGTAGTAGCCTGCCTCCAGCCAGGGTGGTCTCCCCAGCTCTGGGACTACCCCCCAATTATCTCTCCCCATCTAGGTGTTCCTGGTCCTTACCCTGCAGCTGACTGTGACCCTCTCCTCTGTGGCTGCATTCACCTTTGTGGACCAAGTGAAGATCTTTGTCCGGACCCATGTCTGGACCTATTATGTCTCCTATGccttcttctttgtctctctcattatCCTTAGCTGCTGTGGGGATTTCAGACGAAAGCACCCTTGGAACCTCATTGCCCTGGTAAACCCATAGGTCCTAGAACTCTAGTTGCCCAGTGGTGAGATCTGTCAAACTTAGAGACCCTCAGGGGGGCCAGAGATTCCACCTCCAAACCCCAGACTTTTTTCAAGCATGAGATTCCCCCTTCCCTCAAAGCCTAGTTCAGGGGTTCCTAACCttttggacccctttggcaaccTGGTAAAGCCTAAAGACCCCCTTTTCtgaaatgatttgtattttttataattgAAAGAAGTGGTGAATTTCAGGTAGAGTGTAATTTCCCACTCATCTAAGTGCACAGAACCCATGAAACCCATGAAACCCCAACCACTGAACCCTTGCCCTAGACCCTAATCTCAAGGGTTACCTTCACTCTCCTTGTCCCATTACCAGAAGATCACCTGATCCAGGGCCCCTGCCCACTAGGCTACATGGTGAGCGCTGCTGGGCTTTACCCAATGCCATCTTCTCTGACTCTTCCCTCCCTCACAGTCCATCCTGACCCTGAGCTTGTCATACATGGTGGGCATGATTGCGAGCTTCTATGATACGGATGCTGTCATCATGGCTGTTGGTATTACCACTACCGTCTGCTTTACTGTGGTCATCTTCTCCCTGCAGGTAAGGAGGGTAGGGCCCCTAAAAGACCCTCTCCTCCCTGCTCCTAGCCTGTCTCGGGCTTTTGGCACTCACGCTCCTTTTTTCCACCACCGCCCTTCCCCAGACCCGGTATGACTTCACCTCCTGTATGGGCATCCTCCTGGTGAGCACA includes:
- the GRINA gene encoding protein lifeguard 1; its protein translation is MSHEKSFLVTGDANTSANPGYPGVAQPPMPPYGQPSYPVAPQPPFQAGYGQPGYPQGPYPQGPYPQGPYPQGPYPQGPYPVGGYPQDPYPHRPFPTNPYGQPQSFQDPNSPIRGNYHGEGPPSYYDNQDFPTTDWDDKSIRRAFIRKVFLVLTLQLTVTLSSVAAFTFVDQVKIFVRTHVWTYYVSYAFFFVSLIILSCCGDFRRKHPWNLIALSILTLSLSYMVGMIASFYDTDAVIMAVGITTTVCFTVVIFSLQTRYDFTSCMGILLVSTVVLLIFALLCIFIRNRILEIVYASLGALLFTCFLAVDTQLLLGNKQLSLSPEEYVFAALNLYTDIINIFLYILAIIGRAKE